One stretch of Thermanaerosceptrum fracticalcis DNA includes these proteins:
- the infB gene encoding translation initiation factor IF-2 — MATIRVHELAKDMNLSSKDLLDKLQELGLNMKNHMSTIPSAEVNRIKSMVLNLEKNRNNTGSPVQPAKTKGPEQRPALPAEGQKTKEPERSTGPVKPNPFQQQTKKDNKPNQFKNNQKQGQDKSFNQQNRPQKNNQGQGHQGQFTPNNKAQQKPGGAHQGNKKGPNTQTLRYNEPVLTENVFDEEDTLLNKVERAVGEKAYERGGKTKAPARKVSKFDDKKTDHKKGPKTFGKDRNRFRQNVKEPAPVVVKHITLDGPITVQEFAHLLNKKAADVIKKLLNLGVLATINQELDVETLILLGAEFGTTVEVKASKEEILFAEEPDKPEELEERPPVVTIMGHVDHGKTSLLDVIRHTNVTASEAGGITQHIGAYQVEINGRKITFLDTPGHEAFTAMRARGAQVTDIAVLVVAADDGVMPQTVEAINHAQAANVPIIVAINKIDKEDANPERVKQELTEYGLVPEEWGGETICVNVSAHTKVGLENLLEMILLVAEVRELKANPNRKAKGTVVEAKLDKGRGPVATVLVQNGTLEVGDFIIAGTTQGRIRAMQDDKGRRLKKAPPSTPVEIIGLSEVPQAGDIFLAVDDERLAKQITSERSALKREEAIQSRGRVSLDDLFARIQQGEVRELNIIIKADVQGSIEAIKQSLEKLSNNEVRVNIIHQGVGGITETDVMLASASNAIIIGFNVRPDANARKTAESQQIDIRLYRVIYNAIEDVKAAMSGLLKPEIREVVLGRAEVRATFRVPKVGVIAGCYVTEGKIARNAQVRVIRNGIVVHEGEIDSLKRFKDDAKEVNAGYECGIGLARFNDIHEGDQLEAFTFEEIKRELS; from the coding sequence ATGGCTACCATACGCGTACATGAATTGGCCAAAGATATGAATTTATCAAGTAAAGACCTGCTTGATAAATTGCAGGAATTGGGTTTAAATATGAAAAATCACATGAGTACGATTCCCAGTGCGGAAGTAAACAGGATAAAGTCTATGGTCTTAAATCTTGAGAAAAATCGTAATAATACAGGTTCTCCAGTTCAACCGGCAAAAACTAAAGGTCCGGAACAAAGACCGGCTCTTCCGGCAGAAGGACAAAAAACAAAAGAGCCTGAACGCAGTACCGGGCCGGTAAAACCTAACCCATTCCAACAGCAGACTAAAAAAGATAATAAGCCTAATCAGTTTAAGAACAACCAAAAGCAAGGGCAGGACAAGTCTTTTAATCAACAGAACAGACCGCAAAAGAATAACCAGGGTCAAGGCCACCAGGGGCAATTCACCCCAAACAATAAAGCCCAACAAAAACCCGGCGGGGCTCACCAGGGAAACAAGAAGGGTCCTAACACACAAACCTTGAGATATAACGAGCCGGTCCTAACGGAAAATGTTTTTGATGAGGAAGATACTCTTTTAAACAAAGTAGAACGTGCGGTAGGTGAGAAAGCCTATGAACGGGGCGGCAAAACGAAAGCACCTGCACGGAAGGTCTCCAAGTTCGACGATAAGAAGACCGATCATAAAAAAGGCCCCAAAACCTTTGGCAAAGACAGAAATCGCTTTAGACAAAATGTGAAAGAACCTGCTCCTGTGGTGGTTAAACATATTACCCTGGACGGTCCTATCACCGTACAGGAATTTGCCCACCTGCTCAATAAAAAAGCGGCAGATGTGATCAAGAAACTCTTAAACTTAGGGGTCCTGGCCACCATTAACCAGGAGCTTGATGTGGAGACTTTGATACTACTGGGTGCAGAATTTGGTACAACCGTGGAAGTTAAGGCTTCCAAAGAAGAAATCCTCTTTGCCGAGGAACCGGATAAACCGGAGGAACTGGAAGAAAGACCGCCGGTAGTAACGATCATGGGACACGTTGACCATGGTAAAACCTCACTCTTGGATGTCATCAGACACACCAATGTAACCGCCTCCGAGGCAGGCGGCATCACGCAGCATATTGGTGCTTACCAGGTAGAAATCAATGGACGTAAAATCACCTTCCTTGATACTCCCGGTCATGAAGCTTTTACAGCCATGCGGGCCAGAGGCGCCCAGGTAACAGATATTGCGGTGTTAGTCGTTGCCGCCGATGACGGCGTTATGCCCCAGACCGTAGAGGCCATCAACCACGCCCAGGCAGCCAATGTTCCCATTATTGTCGCCATTAACAAAATAGATAAAGAAGATGCCAATCCGGAACGTGTCAAACAGGAACTGACAGAATATGGGCTTGTTCCAGAAGAATGGGGCGGGGAAACTATTTGCGTGAATGTTTCCGCCCATACCAAAGTAGGTTTGGAAAACCTGTTGGAAATGATTCTTCTGGTGGCAGAGGTAAGAGAACTAAAGGCCAATCCCAACAGGAAAGCGAAAGGCACTGTGGTGGAAGCCAAACTGGATAAAGGACGGGGGCCTGTGGCTACTGTCCTGGTACAAAACGGCACTTTGGAGGTAGGGGACTTTATCATAGCGGGAACTACCCAAGGCCGTATCAGGGCCATGCAGGATGATAAAGGCCGTCGTTTAAAGAAAGCTCCTCCTTCCACACCCGTAGAAATCATTGGCCTTTCCGAAGTACCCCAGGCGGGAGATATCTTTTTGGCTGTAGATGATGAAAGACTGGCGAAACAAATTACCAGTGAGCGTTCTGCCTTGAAACGGGAGGAGGCTATCCAGTCCCGGGGCCGTGTTTCTCTGGATGATTTATTTGCCCGCATTCAGCAGGGCGAAGTAAGAGAGCTCAATATTATTATTAAAGCTGATGTGCAAGGGTCCATTGAAGCCATTAAGCAATCCCTGGAGAAACTGAGCAATAACGAAGTGAGAGTCAATATTATTCACCAGGGCGTAGGCGGTATCACAGAAACTGATGTCATGCTGGCATCTGCTTCCAACGCCATTATTATCGGCTTTAATGTGCGGCCAGATGCCAATGCCCGTAAGACTGCGGAAAGTCAGCAAATTGACATCAGACTCTATCGTGTCATTTATAATGCTATTGAAGACGTTAAAGCAGCTATGAGCGGCCTTTTGAAACCGGAAATACGTGAAGTTGTGCTGGGCAGGGCTGAAGTGAGAGCAACCTTCCGTGTGCCTAAGGTTGGTGTGATTGCCGGTTGTTATGTTACCGAGGGCAAAATTGCGCGCAATGCCCAGGTCCGTGTGATTAGAAACGGTATCGTTGTCCATGAAGGAGAGATTGACTCCCTCAAGAGATTCAAAGATGATGCCAAAGAAGTGAATGCCGGTTATGAATGTGGCATAGGACTAGCCAGATTTAACGATATTCATGAAGGTGACCAGTTAGAAGCCTTCACCTTTGAAGAAATCAAGAGGGAACTCTCTTAG
- a CDS encoding L7Ae/L30e/S12e/Gadd45 family ribosomal protein translates to MTIPTSMQTLLGFAKKAGKLAAGESAVEAMLKRGIVNLVILAEDLPEKRKSYWLRRCDHLNVDSLTLGTKDELGRALGLSPRSILAVTDTQMAQAIKLKGKQIT, encoded by the coding sequence ATGACGATACCAACTAGCATGCAAACACTCCTTGGTTTTGCAAAAAAAGCAGGCAAACTGGCAGCGGGAGAATCTGCCGTGGAAGCTATGCTTAAGCGGGGAATAGTAAACCTGGTGATCCTGGCGGAGGATTTGCCGGAAAAGCGTAAAAGCTACTGGTTACGCCGGTGTGATCATCTCAATGTCGACTCATTAACCCTGGGTACAAAAGATGAACTGGGAAGGGCCCTGGGACTTTCCCCTCGCAGTATCCTTGCTGTTACCGATACCCAGATGGCTCAGGCCATTAAACTAAAGGGCAAACAAATAACTTAA
- the rnpM gene encoding RNase P modulator RnpM produces MRVKKVPLRMCVGCQEMKPKKELIRIVRTPEAEIILDATGKKSGRGAYLCPKKECLEKALKAKRLEKNLEQPISEDIINRLKVGLGYDDTN; encoded by the coding sequence ATGCGGGTTAAAAAAGTCCCCCTCAGAATGTGTGTGGGTTGTCAGGAGATGAAACCCAAGAAAGAACTTATTCGCATAGTGAGAACACCTGAAGCTGAGATTATCTTAGATGCTACCGGAAAAAAATCGGGGCGGGGCGCTTATCTCTGTCCCAAAAAAGAGTGCCTGGAAAAGGCCCTTAAGGCCAAAAGGTTAGAAAAGAACCTGGAACAGCCGATTTCCGAAGATATCATCAACCGTCTTAAAGTAGGATTGGGATATGACGATACCAACTAG
- the nusA gene encoding transcription termination factor NusA, which yields MNLELIEALNDLEKERGINTDVLIEAIQQALISAYKKNFGSLQNVRVHFDRVSGEIKVFARKTIVEEMKDPRSEISLAEARRLDPRYELDDVVETEVTPKDFGRIAAQTAKQVVVQRIREAERDLIFDEFSNREGDIVTGTVQRLENKNVYIDLGKTEAVLSQNEQMPGEHYNIGDRLKNYIIEVKKTTKGPQIMVSRTHPGLLKRLFELEVPEIHDGTVEIKSVAREAGSRSKIAVYSRNENVDPVGACVGPKGLRVQAIVNELKGEKIDIVKWNSDVTKFIASSLSPAKVLSVDINPEEKVAQVVVPDYQLSLAIGKEGQNARLAAKLTGWKIDIKSESQAQAANPRE from the coding sequence ATGAATTTGGAACTCATTGAAGCCCTAAATGATCTGGAAAAAGAAAGAGGAATTAATACTGATGTCTTAATTGAAGCAATCCAACAGGCTCTGATCTCTGCCTATAAAAAGAATTTTGGTTCCTTACAGAACGTCAGGGTTCATTTTGACCGTGTCAGTGGCGAAATTAAAGTTTTTGCCCGCAAAACTATTGTAGAAGAAATGAAAGACCCGCGCTCGGAAATTTCCCTGGCGGAAGCCCGCAGGTTGGATCCCCGCTATGAGCTGGATGATGTGGTAGAAACAGAAGTCACGCCCAAAGATTTTGGGCGTATCGCCGCCCAAACAGCGAAACAGGTAGTGGTACAGCGGATCAGAGAAGCTGAGCGGGATCTGATTTTTGATGAATTTTCTAATCGTGAAGGTGACATTGTTACCGGGACAGTACAGAGGCTGGAAAACAAAAATGTCTACATTGATTTAGGTAAAACGGAAGCAGTCCTCAGCCAAAACGAACAGATGCCTGGAGAGCACTACAACATAGGTGACAGGCTTAAGAATTATATCATTGAAGTGAAAAAGACCACGAAGGGTCCACAAATCATGGTGTCCAGAACTCATCCCGGCCTCTTGAAGCGGCTCTTTGAACTGGAGGTACCGGAAATTCATGACGGTACTGTGGAGATAAAATCGGTAGCCCGGGAAGCGGGATCCCGTTCCAAAATAGCCGTATACTCAAGAAACGAAAATGTTGACCCTGTGGGAGCCTGTGTAGGTCCTAAGGGATTAAGGGTCCAGGCCATCGTGAATGAGTTAAAAGGGGAAAAAATCGACATCGTCAAGTGGAATTCCGATGTGACTAAGTTCATTGCCAGTTCCCTCAGTCCGGCCAAAGTATTAAGCGTCGATATAAACCCGGAGGAAAAAGTGGCCCAGGTCGTGGTCCCCGATTACCAGCTGTCCTTGGCTATTGGGAAAGAAGGACAGAACGCCAGGCTGGCGGCAAAACTCACTGGCTGGAAGATCGATATCAAGAGCGAATCCCAAGCACAAGCGGCAAATCCTAGAGAATAA
- the rimP gene encoding ribosome maturation factor RimP yields the protein MQGKKTQDVVYELVKPLIEDKGMELVDVEFVKEGPNWYLRIYIDKENGVDLDDCQEISGIISDLLDEADPIPQSYFLEVSSPGIERPLKKEKDFIKYKNHAVNVSTFVPIEGKKVLQGKLGNVTSEVLAVILPNGQEIQVPRDKISQVRLAWED from the coding sequence ATGCAGGGCAAGAAAACGCAGGATGTGGTGTATGAATTGGTTAAACCTCTCATCGAAGATAAAGGTATGGAACTTGTGGATGTAGAATTCGTCAAAGAAGGACCCAACTGGTATTTACGGATTTATATAGATAAGGAAAATGGCGTTGATCTTGATGATTGCCAGGAAATCAGCGGGATAATTTCCGATTTGCTGGATGAGGCTGACCCCATACCCCAGTCTTATTTTCTCGAGGTTTCCTCTCCAGGTATTGAACGTCCCTTAAAAAAAGAAAAAGATTTTATTAAGTACAAAAATCATGCGGTTAATGTCAGTACCTTTGTACCTATTGAAGGGAAAAAAGTACTACAGGGTAAACTCGGTAACGTAACCTCAGAAGTTCTGGCGGTGATACTGCCCAATGGCCAGGAAATACAGGTTCCGCGTGATAAAATATCCCAGGTGCGTCTAGCATGGGAAGATTAA
- a CDS encoding PolC-type DNA polymerase III, with product MALVQEKHNNPQWHIFLESLDVPSVLKQYLSQCSIKKIIVSQAENAWEIYFGCPKLPEAEELKLLTGAWQKYFHLNQSPKMYFQLNHTYPDLETLCQQCWQEIVDKLTVKIPSIRGWLAGAVYAISGRLLQIKINQEIGWLYLNNRHIKREIEQILENEYNIKADVELVLEENGDTNDEECLWEIEKLYQEKLREAVAQQETSKPKKEQLEENNVIFGKKISGEAVPLKDIVEEEKNIIVKGYVFGLEIRELKTGRLLISFNISDKTDSLSCKIIADPTEAAGVRERLEENKWYMLRGTVQIDRFTQELTLMPRDIMGIVPTLRMDTYPEKRVELHLHTRMSTLDAVAGIKEIINRAAAWGHPALAITDHGNVQAFPEAYEEAKGKNIRIIFGVEGYLFDDSNVESAGRGPTYHCVILAINQEGLRNLYELVTISHLDFYHRVPRIPKSKLQALRQGLLIGSACEAGELIQQYLKGASTEELERLAEFYDYLEIQPRGNNRFLVENGTFTSEDDLLKMNAFIYQLGQKLNKPVVATGDVHFLDPEDEVYRRILMAGKGFEDADNQAPLYLKTTEEMLEEFSYLGEGGAREVVIDNPQKIAALVEEIKPIPDEFYPPEIEGAEKEINHLTMTRAYELYGNPLPETVKKRVEKELNSIIGNGFAVLYLIAHKLVKKSNEDGYLVGSRGSVGSSLVATFCGITEVNPLPPHYRCGKCHYSEFIQDGSVGSGADLPDKNCPRCQTKLTKDGHDIPFEVFLGFKGDKVPDIDLNFSGEYQPRAHKYTEELFGKDNVFRAGTIATIANKTAFGFVKNYFQEKNINVRNAEIARLVEGCTGVKRTTGQHPGGVMVLPKGLDIHRFTPLQRPADDVRSDTITTHFDYHSISSRLVKLDILGHDDPTVIKMLEDLTGIDCKTIPLDEPKVLSLFHSTEALGVDPKELGSNVGTLGIPEFGTKFVRQMLEDTNPQTFSDLVRISGFSHGTDVWLNNAQDLIKSGIAKVSEVISARDDIMTYLIYKGVEPSKAFKIMEGVRKGKGVKPEDVEVMKSQKVPDWYIESCQKIKYMFPKAHAVAYVMMAFRIAYFKVYYPAAFYASFFSIRADEFDADIIVGGIPMIKRVMEEITKKGNEASAKEAKLYNILELALEMYLRGITIKKVDLRCSDSTRFLIVDDGKALLPPLVSLQGVGEAAALSIAKAREEKAFTSREDLRIRGKVSKTVIEVLDNHGSLDDLPENDQISLF from the coding sequence ATGGCACTAGTGCAGGAAAAGCATAATAATCCTCAATGGCATATTTTTTTGGAATCATTGGATGTACCCTCGGTCCTCAAACAATATCTCTCCCAATGTTCTATAAAGAAAATCATTGTTTCCCAGGCTGAAAACGCTTGGGAAATCTATTTTGGCTGTCCTAAACTACCGGAAGCTGAAGAGCTTAAGCTCCTTACCGGGGCCTGGCAAAAGTATTTTCACTTAAATCAGTCGCCCAAAATGTACTTCCAGTTAAATCATACCTACCCTGACCTGGAAACCCTCTGCCAGCAATGCTGGCAGGAGATTGTTGACAAATTGACCGTTAAAATTCCAAGCATCCGCGGCTGGCTGGCAGGCGCTGTTTATGCTATTTCCGGCAGGCTTCTGCAAATCAAAATCAACCAGGAAATTGGCTGGCTATATCTCAATAACCGGCACATTAAAAGGGAAATTGAGCAAATATTAGAAAATGAGTACAATATCAAGGCCGATGTGGAGCTGGTGCTGGAGGAAAACGGTGACACAAATGATGAGGAGTGCTTATGGGAAATAGAAAAGCTCTACCAGGAAAAGCTCAGGGAAGCGGTGGCACAGCAGGAAACCAGCAAACCTAAAAAAGAGCAGTTGGAAGAAAACAATGTCATTTTCGGTAAAAAGATTAGCGGTGAGGCGGTACCCTTAAAAGATATCGTCGAGGAAGAAAAAAATATTATCGTCAAAGGTTATGTCTTCGGACTGGAAATCAGGGAATTGAAAACAGGGCGCCTCTTAATCAGCTTTAATATCAGTGACAAAACAGATTCCCTTTCCTGTAAAATCATTGCAGACCCCACTGAAGCAGCCGGTGTCCGTGAAAGACTGGAAGAGAATAAGTGGTATATGTTACGGGGGACAGTACAAATTGACCGTTTTACCCAAGAATTGACCCTGATGCCGCGAGATATTATGGGAATTGTTCCTACTTTGAGGATGGATACATACCCGGAGAAAAGGGTGGAACTCCACTTGCACACCAGGATGAGCACCTTAGACGCTGTGGCAGGCATTAAGGAGATTATTAACAGAGCGGCGGCCTGGGGCCATCCTGCCCTTGCCATCACGGACCACGGTAATGTCCAGGCTTTTCCCGAAGCCTATGAGGAGGCAAAAGGCAAAAACATCCGCATCATCTTTGGCGTAGAGGGATACCTTTTTGATGATTCCAATGTAGAATCAGCGGGAAGAGGGCCTACATACCATTGTGTTATCCTGGCGATAAATCAAGAAGGATTGCGCAATTTATATGAGCTGGTAACTATCTCTCACCTGGACTTTTATCATCGTGTTCCCCGCATCCCCAAGAGCAAACTTCAGGCCTTGAGACAAGGCTTGCTCATTGGTTCTGCTTGTGAAGCAGGGGAATTAATCCAACAGTATCTTAAGGGTGCCTCCACCGAGGAACTGGAAAGATTAGCAGAGTTTTATGATTACCTGGAAATACAACCGCGGGGTAACAACAGATTTCTTGTGGAAAATGGTACCTTTACCTCAGAAGACGATTTGCTCAAAATGAATGCCTTTATTTACCAGCTCGGGCAAAAATTAAACAAGCCTGTGGTAGCCACCGGGGATGTCCATTTCCTTGACCCGGAGGACGAAGTGTACAGGCGAATCCTCATGGCTGGTAAAGGTTTCGAGGATGCGGACAACCAGGCACCCCTCTATTTAAAAACCACTGAGGAAATGCTTGAGGAATTCTCTTATCTTGGTGAAGGGGGAGCAAGGGAGGTAGTCATTGACAACCCGCAAAAAATAGCGGCCCTGGTAGAAGAAATCAAACCCATTCCTGACGAGTTTTATCCTCCAGAAATTGAAGGCGCCGAAAAAGAGATTAACCATTTAACCATGACCAGGGCCTATGAACTCTATGGCAATCCTTTACCGGAAACGGTAAAAAAGCGGGTGGAAAAAGAACTGAATTCCATCATTGGCAACGGATTTGCTGTCCTTTACTTAATTGCCCACAAGCTGGTGAAAAAATCTAATGAGGACGGTTACCTAGTTGGGTCCCGGGGGTCCGTAGGATCATCGCTGGTAGCTACTTTTTGCGGCATCACAGAGGTAAATCCTTTACCTCCCCATTATCGCTGTGGTAAGTGTCATTACAGCGAGTTCATTCAAGACGGTTCTGTTGGTTCGGGGGCGGATTTACCCGATAAAAATTGTCCCCGCTGCCAGACAAAATTAACTAAGGACGGTCATGATATTCCCTTTGAAGTGTTTTTGGGCTTTAAAGGTGATAAGGTACCCGATATCGATTTAAATTTTTCCGGAGAATACCAGCCCCGTGCCCATAAATATACGGAAGAACTCTTTGGTAAGGACAATGTCTTCCGGGCAGGTACCATTGCCACAATCGCCAATAAAACAGCATTTGGCTTTGTCAAGAACTATTTTCAAGAGAAAAATATTAATGTGCGTAATGCAGAAATAGCCCGCCTTGTGGAAGGATGCACGGGTGTGAAGAGGACAACGGGGCAGCACCCCGGCGGAGTTATGGTCTTACCCAAAGGGTTGGATATACACCGCTTTACTCCTTTACAGCGACCCGCCGATGATGTCCGTTCCGATACCATCACCACACACTTCGATTACCACTCCATTTCCAGCCGCCTGGTGAAATTGGATATCCTGGGCCATGACGACCCCACAGTCATTAAGATGCTGGAGGACCTGACGGGAATAGATTGTAAAACCATTCCCCTGGACGAGCCTAAAGTCCTCTCCCTATTCCATAGCACGGAAGCCTTAGGAGTAGATCCCAAGGAATTAGGGTCTAATGTAGGCACACTGGGCATACCTGAATTCGGCACCAAGTTTGTACGCCAAATGCTGGAAGATACCAATCCCCAGACCTTCTCCGACCTGGTACGGATCAGTGGTTTTTCCCATGGGACCGATGTGTGGTTAAATAACGCCCAGGACCTCATCAAGTCTGGGATTGCCAAGGTATCGGAAGTTATCTCCGCCCGGGACGATATCATGACTTACCTCATCTATAAAGGCGTAGAACCCAGTAAAGCCTTTAAAATCATGGAAGGTGTACGGAAAGGAAAAGGTGTTAAACCGGAAGATGTAGAGGTCATGAAGAGCCAGAAGGTACCGGATTGGTATATCGAGTCCTGCCAGAAAATCAAATACATGTTCCCCAAGGCCCACGCTGTGGCTTATGTGATGATGGCTTTTCGCATAGCATATTTTAAAGTCTATTATCCTGCTGCTTTTTATGCCAGCTTCTTCTCCATCCGTGCCGATGAATTTGACGCTGATATTATTGTGGGAGGAATACCCATGATTAAGAGGGTGATGGAGGAAATTACGAAGAAAGGGAATGAGGCCAGTGCGAAAGAAGCTAAATTGTATAATATTTTAGAATTAGCATTGGAAATGTATCTTCGGGGTATCACCATTAAAAAAGTCGATTTGCGTTGTTCTGACAGCACACGCTTTCTCATAGTAGACGATGGCAAAGCCCTTTTACCCCCTTTAGTATCCCTGCAGGGAGTGGGGGAAGCAGCGGCCTTGAGTATTGCCAAGGCCCGGGAAGAGAAAGCATTTACTTCCAGGGAAGACCTGCGCATCAGAGGCAAAGTCAGTAAAACGGTCATCGAAGTTCTGGATAACCACGGAAGCCTGGATGATTTACCCGAAAATGACCAGATCTCCCTTTTCTGA
- a CDS encoding MgtC/SapB family protein has translation MGYELNVTLRLIMAAVLGGLIGLERESLNKAAGFRTHTLVCVGSCLIMIISIEMYTRVGQQQIGDPARLAAQVVSGIGFLGAGTIMRSGLGVKGLTTAATLWVVAGIGLAVGAGSYFPAVVSTAIVFLVLVYLSRIEAVIRTNKKQRILSLLIEDKPGQIGLVCSALGDMEVDIRNIELSEPQKDQRVKVALTLILPYYLKETEMIDTIRRLPGVYSVNF, from the coding sequence ATGGGTTATGAGTTAAATGTTACCCTGCGACTCATCATGGCGGCCGTTTTGGGAGGGCTCATCGGACTGGAACGTGAAAGCCTCAACAAAGCTGCCGGGTTTAGAACTCATACCCTTGTTTGTGTAGGTTCCTGCCTGATTATGATTATTTCCATAGAAATGTATACACGGGTCGGGCAGCAGCAAATTGGGGACCCTGCCCGTTTGGCCGCCCAGGTTGTAAGCGGCATAGGCTTCCTGGGGGCCGGAACAATTATGCGTTCGGGGCTGGGGGTGAAAGGGCTTACCACCGCCGCCACTCTGTGGGTAGTGGCCGGAATAGGTCTGGCTGTGGGGGCAGGCAGTTATTTTCCCGCCGTAGTCTCAACAGCTATCGTCTTTCTAGTACTGGTTTATTTGTCACGTATTGAGGCTGTGATTAGGACTAACAAGAAACAGAGGATTTTAAGCCTATTAATTGAAGATAAACCTGGACAAATTGGCCTTGTATGTTCAGCCTTAGGTGACATGGAAGTAGATATTCGCAATATAGAGTTAAGTGAACCCCAAAAAGACCAAAGGGTGAAGGTAGCTTTAACCCTTATTCTTCCTTATTACTTAAAAGAAACGGAAATGATTGATACCATCAGGCGTTTGCCAGGTGTTTACAGCGTCAATTTCTGA
- a CDS encoding glycosyltransferase family 2 protein: MLVTVVIPAFNEENYLGGVLEPLKSIPEITQIIVVSDGSTDGTVQVARNWGVEVIDLPQNLGKGGAMSMGVKAAREDIILFLDADLIGLKVEHVRSLIYPVLNNQADMTVGVFEGGRLATDVAQLIAPFLSGQRCIKKYWLEQIGNLESMRFGVETAITQFAYENNLRIMEVELPAMSHVMKEEKLGFVKGFAYRLKMYWEIAKNVRLGG, from the coding sequence ATGCTTGTAACCGTGGTTATTCCTGCTTTTAACGAAGAAAATTATCTTGGCGGTGTACTGGAACCCCTTAAATCAATCCCCGAGATCACCCAGATTATTGTCGTCAGTGACGGGTCCACCGACGGTACCGTGCAAGTGGCGAGAAATTGGGGTGTAGAGGTCATTGACCTGCCGCAAAATTTGGGTAAAGGCGGCGCTATGTCCATGGGTGTAAAGGCTGCCCGGGAAGACATTATCCTCTTTCTCGATGCTGACCTCATTGGTTTAAAAGTTGAACATGTCCGGAGCCTCATTTACCCTGTGCTTAATAACCAGGCGGATATGACTGTGGGGGTATTTGAAGGAGGCCGGCTGGCTACTGATGTAGCCCAACTGATAGCGCCGTTTTTATCAGGACAGCGCTGCATAAAGAAGTACTGGTTAGAGCAGATTGGGAATTTAGAATCGATGCGTTTTGGTGTAGAAACTGCTATTACGCAATTCGCTTACGAGAATAACCTGCGTATCATGGAAGTGGAGCTGCCTGCCATGTCCCATGTCATGAAGGAAGAAAAGCTGGGTTTTGTCAAAGGTTTCGCCTACCGGCTGAAAATGTACTGGGAAATCGCCAAAAATGTTCGTTTAGGAGGATAA